The Streptococcus respiraculi sequence AAAGAGACAGGCCATCGCTTGTCACTATCAGGGAAGCTATATTTGGAGTGGATCGGTTCTTTGGTTGATTTCTATTTCTATGACTGGAAAGAAGAAGCGATAGCAAGGCTTGAGAAGGCATTGCAATCGCTTCATAAAGTAGATATAAACTATCTTCAACTCGCCAATACTCTTTTTAATTTCTATTATGACACGGATAACCTAGCTAGATTTGATGGAATAAAGGAAGAGCTGATGACTTACGTACAGCAACTTACCTTGCAGACGATTGAGGAATTGGAACTTTCCATCAAATTCAACTATAACCTAAGCCGTTATTTATGGTTACAAAAAGATATAGAATCAGCCATTAAACAAACAACAGCTACCATTAAGTTTTGTCAAGACCATCAAAGCACCTATTTGTTGGCAGATTTATTTGTACTGCTAGGGAATATGGGTCAGGATTTCTCAGATAAAACGGTAGTTAAAAGTTACTTTGAAACAGCACAATTTATCTATAGGAATTTAGACGAGAACAAGGAGATGGCCCTCAAGGTAGAGCACTACCTTGCAGACAATTTTAAAGAATAAGCACATAACGATGTCCTAAGGCATCGTTTTTTTTGATTTATCCAATAAAATATATTTTATCTTAAAATATACAAAAAGATTATAAAAATAATTGACAAACATGTTTTTAAATGCTAAAATAAATCTATTAGAAAGTAAAGGAGATTCTTATGAAGAAGTTTTTAAAGAAACTCATCGTTATGTCTTTGTTGGGAGGATTGATTTTAGCTATTGGTAATGGTGGAATTAATAAATCTAGACCAATGAATGAAATTGATCCAGGACCTGCAAATGGGATTGTTGAATAAGAAAGAGATTATTGAGGTTTATAGAGTTTATCCTCACCGGGAAAAAATCTAAATCTTAGTTAGAAGGAGGAAAATAAAATGAACACTTTAATGGAACTTGAAAAATTGCCTGTTCAAATGGATCAAGATGTCGTTGAGCGTCTCTGTGATTTCACTTGTACGCATACTGTAAGCTAATTTTTATAGTATTGAGGCTGGGGCCAATTCTCAGCTTCTTTATTTATAATTTTTTAGCTTTGTGGAATTTAATCTTTTCTCGGATTGATAATTAGACTTTCAAGTTTTAAAAACAGCATACTAAACTTATGTCTGAATGAGATTCTAGTAATGTGAAAAGGAGGAGAAGATGGATGAGCTGAATATGAAAATTAAGAATTACCAGGAAAAATATCAAGAAGAAGGAGCTTGGATTTATTTTAGTACAGAGGAGAGTATTCCACAACAGGGCTGGAAGATTCATATTAGCTCGCAAATAAAAGACTCTGTAAGTATATTTAGTATTTGTCAAAATGTACTTCGTGATAAAAAATGCAACTTCAAAATTGCAAAGGATACAGAAACTCTCAAAAGAATCAATTCTCCAAGAGAGACGTCAGCGACTGCAAATAAGTTTATAACTGTTTATACTCAAAGTTCTATGCAAGCAAGAGAAATTATTTTAGAACTTACTAGTCTTTTGAAAAAATTTAAATCTCCGAAAATATTATCAGATTTTCAGTGTGGAAACCATTCTCCGGTTCATTATCGATTTGGGGCTTTTACAGAAATAAAATCTTATAATCCACACACGAATAAAGTTATGTATATGCTAAAGAATGATGCAGGACAATTTGTAGAAGATGTAAGAGCCAATTATTTTTCCGTTCCATATTGGGAGAAAGACTTATTTAATGATGATGAGAAAAAGTTTTATTTTAATATAAATGATGATATTCCTGAACAAAGTGCAATTAATAGGTATACTTTCGAGAAAATATTAAAAAAATCTAATAGAGGAAATGTACATTTAGCAGTCCATAAACAATCAAAAGAAAAAGTAATAGTAAAGCAGGCTCGTCCATTTGTAAGCGATGATTTGACAGGAAGAAGATATGCTGTGGACGATTTAGAAAATGAATATAGCATGTTGAAACGTTTTTCTAATAAGGATTATACAGTAGCTTTTTTAGATAAGTTTGAGGTATTTGAGGATACTTTTTTAATCCAAAGCTACATTGACGGGTTAACTTATTATGAATTAGTACATGAGAATATATCTTTGGAGTTGAAAATAAAGATTATTGACAATATAGTGGACATTGTAAATGATTTGCATTATAGCGGATACAAATTAGTGGATATGTCTCCGTCAAATTTTATATATAGGC is a genomic window containing:
- a CDS encoding helix-turn-helix domain-containing protein → MRTLLATRIKYRRKELKLSQKELAEGICKQGQISRLENGEYTPGSEVLYELSKKLNVSMDYFFDEQVSNKSTELLEFKKIAKTFISQRNYESLKYVYELEKETGHRLSLSGKLYLEWIGSLVDFYFYDWKEEAIARLEKALQSLHKVDINYLQLANTLFNFYYDTDNLARFDGIKEELMTYVQQLTLQTIEELELSIKFNYNLSRYLWLQKDIESAIKQTTATIKFCQDHQSTYLLADLFVLLGNMGQDFSDKTVVKSYFETAQFIYRNLDENKEMALKVEHYLADNFKE